The sequence GCTTATCGAAGGGAGCACTAACCCCGGTAAAGTCTTTTATTATCCCTTTCCGGGCTTTTTCGTAAAGGCCTTTCACATCACGTTGCTCACACACTTCAATAGGTGTATCAACAAAAACTTCAATAAAATCATCTTCGCCAATAATACTTTTGGCCATGTTGCGTATTTTATCGGTTGGACTAATAAATGCACAGAGAACTATTACCCCACAATTCATAATCAATTTCGACACTTCGGCAATACGCCGGATATTTTCCAGGCGATCTTCCTGCGAAAAACCGAGGTTATTGTTAATCCCTGTACGAATATTATCACCATCCAGAAGCTGCGTAAAATACCCCATCTCAAATAGCTTTTTCTCCAAAGCTGAGGAGACGGTTGTTTTTCCTGATCCCGACAGCCCGGTAAACCAGATTACCTTCGCTTTTTGTTTTAGCCGCTCTTCTTTCGCCTCGCGTGATACTATTTTATCAAATACAGGATGTATGTTTTTCATATTAAAAAGTTGGTAGTTGGAAGTCCGGAGCCCGAAGATTGGAATATCTACAATGGCTGGATCTTCCTGGTTTTATTTGTTATTTCTATTTAATGCACAATAAAAAAAGGATTTAACAAATTCTCTTTATTATACTTTAATGGTGTTTTATGATCGGCTAAGGTAACATTTTTACCGGCTGCCGCAGCTATGGCATGACCGGCACCTGTGTCCCACTCCATAGTTGGTCCGAAACGAGGATAAATATCTGCGCTACCTTCGGCTACCATGCATATTTTTAACGAACTGCCTTTCGACATAATCTCTATTTCGCCATGTTCCTCTTCAAGACTTTTAATGAACGCGGCTGTCTCCTCGTTACTGTGCGAACGACTTCCAACCACAGTGAATTGTCGTTCTGAATCTGTAACAGGAATTTTTATACCCTGCTCTTTTAACTCATCTATTGTTAACTCAGTTCCGATATCCTGAAGCTCCATTTTCCAGGCACCCGTTCCCAGCTCGCCAAAATACAACGTTCTTGTAACCGGAACATAGATGACACCCATCACTGGACTTCCTTTTTCAACCAAAGCAATGTTTACGGTAAATTCGCCATTGCGTTTTATAAATTCTTTGGTTCCGTCGAGCGGATCAACCAACCAAAATTTTTGCCATTCTTTGCGTTCGTTGTACGAGATTTCTTTGCCCTCTTCGCTTAAAACGGGATAAGAAGAACTTTGCAGAAATCCTGCAATCACTTCATGACTCATTTTATCGGCGATCGTTAAGGGTGAATTATCTGCTTTACGTTCAACGGAAAAATTGGAATTCGGGTCGTTGTATACTTCCAGAATTTTTTCTCCTGCCCTTACGGCTGCGTTTAGTGCTAAGGTAATATCTTCCATTATTATTAATTTTTGGCCTGAGGCAACAAAACTACAAATTCACAAACAGCTTTTCGCCAATTTTTGGTGATTCTTAACCTTTTAACTATTCTCCGTTAATTCAATACTCCCCCTCGCATCTTCAACTCCAAAACCATTTCCACCAAGAATGTGCTGATAGGTAACTGTATGCAAATCAGTAAAACCATCGCTGAATTCGATTTCTTTACCATCTATTATAATTGAACGAAAAGTTCGTTTGCCGGAATTTGTTGCCACCCGTGGCAAATCGTTATAGTCGAGACTCAAAAACCAGTTGACTTTTGCTTTTTTCAGCATCAATTCCCCGGATGCTTTTGTATCCACGGAATGCATAATCTTATTCTGCATAACATCTCCAAAGATCCAGTTGAGCATATCGAAAAAATGGATACCAATATTTGTTGCAATTCCACCTGATTTCTTTACATCGCCTTTCCAGCTTTTGAAATACCACTTACCGCGCGAGGTAATGTATTTTAGCTCGATATTAAAAAAGTCTTTGCCCGATTGTTCTATTTCTTCTTTCAGTTTTAGTATGGTTGGATGATAACGTAGTTGCAAAACGGTATAAACTCTTTTCCCGCTATCAACTTCCCATTCTTTTATTTTATCCAGATCTTCAGAATGAATTACAAGTGGTTTTTCACAAATTACATCACACCCATTTTTCAGCGCAAGCTCAATATGTGTTATGTGAAGATAGTTTGGAGAACAGATGCTAATGTAATCCACCGATTCTCCTTTCTCTTTTGCTAATTGAAGAAACTGAACAAGTTCTTTTTCAGAAGCAACAAATTCAGCCTCCGGGAAATAGCTGTCCATACGCCCCATTACATCAAAAGTATCCATGGCACAAACCAGCTCGTTACCAGTCTCTTTAATTGCTCTGATATGTCGTTCGGCTACAAATCCTGCAGCGCCTATTAATGCAAATCGTTTCATTCTACTCTTTCTTCTCTATATAACTCTGTGATTTCTCCGTGAACTCTGTGGTTAATTTTTTTTACCACGGAGAACACAAAGTCCTTCACAAAGAACCACAGAGTTTTTATTGTTCTTTCAAAGTTTATAAACCTTATCCGAAGCCTCTTCTATCACGTTTCGTAAATCAACGATCAAACCCGAATTCTTTTCAATAAATGCAGCGTCAAATTCCGAATGATTAGTCGTTATTACCACACAATCGGCAGCTTTCAAAACTGACTCTGATAATTCAACTGAATCATACCGCCCCCCGGTTCCTAATTCTACTGTTGAAATAAATGGATCGTGATAACTCACCTCGCCTCCTTTGTTCTCCACCTCTTCCATAATTTTCAGCGCCGGTGATTCACGTTCATCGTTGATATCCGGTTTATAGGCCACACCCAAAAACAAAATACTGCTTCCGTTAATTGCTTTTTTCTGTCGATTAAGTGCAGAGGTAATTTTTACTGTCATCCGGTGTGCCATCAGTAAATCGATGTGCCCTGCAGTGTGAATCATCGACAAATCGAAATTAAATTTTTTGGCAATGTGCTCCAGGTAAAACGGATCGAGTGGAATACAGTGACCGCCAACTCCCGGCCCCGGATAAAAAGCCTGAAAACCGAAAGGTTTGGTAGCGGCAGCATCAATCACTTCCCAAATATTAATATCCATTTTCCCGGCCAAAAGCGCAAGTTCATTAATCAGGCTTATATTTACCAAACGATACGTGTTCTCCAGGATCTTCACCATTTCTGCAATTCGCGGCGAACTTACCGTGTGAATCTCATCAACAGCAATGGAATAAATCGCTTTCCCAATTTCCAATCCATCATTACTAACCGCACCCAGAACTTTTGGCGTATTCGTTGTTGAATATTCCTTGTTCCCGGGGTCAACACGCTCGGGAGAATAAGCCAGCCAAAAATCTTTCCCTTCTTTCAAACCGGACTCCTCTTCAATAATCGGCTGCACAAAATCTTCGGTAGTAGTTGGATAGGTGGTGCTTTCAAGACTAATAAAAGTTCCGGGTTGTAAATGCCTACCAATTTGCCTACAGGCGTTTTCAATAAACGACATTTCAGGCTTTTTGAACTTGTCAAGCGGTGTTGGAACGCAAATAAAAATTGCATTACAAGCGCTTAAGGTCGTAAAATCATTCGTCGCAATTAATCTTTCTTGTTGTACAAGCGAAGCTAACTTATTATCATCAACATCTGAGATATAATTATCACCCGAATTAATCTTACTAACTCTTTCATAAGATGTATCGAAACCCAGTACTTTAACCTTTTTTGCGGCAAAACAAACAGCCAGCGGAAGCCCGACATAACCAAGACCAATTACTCCAACTGTAAGTTCTTTACTTTCTATCTTTTGCAAGAGTTGTTCTTTATTACTCATCTTCTTTCAGTTTCAATTCACCGTTTTCAAGAAAATATTTTTCTCCAGTCATCGGACAGATTAAATCGTCTTCCATAATTTCTCCGCTACGGCTTACCCAGCCTGTTTGTGTGGCAGGCACTCCAGTAACCAACGCAAATGGTTTTATATCTTTTGTTACAACAGCTCCTGCTCCAACCATACAATATTCCCCCAAAGTAACACCGCAAATAATAGTAGCATTGGCCCCAATTGTTGCCCCACGTTTCACAAGTGTTGGTTTAAATTCTTCTTTACGCTCGATAGCACTTCGCGGATTTATAACATTGGTAAAAACCATGGAAGGCCCCAGAAAAACATCGTCTTCGCAGGTAACACCTTCGTACACCGAAACATTGTTCTGTACTTTCACATTGTCGCCCAATTTTACCTTATTGCCAATAAAAACATTCTGCCCGAGGATACAATTTGCACCAATCTGAGCTGAACCCATTACATGCGAAAAATGCCAGATTTTTGATCCGGAACCAATGTCTGCTCCAACATCAACAATAGCTGTTTCGTGTGAGAAATATTCTTTATTCATAGTACTTTTCTTAGCTCCTTTGAGAGAAACTTTTTATTGCCTCAACAATATATTCCATTTGTTCTATATCAAGTTCCGTATGCATTGGCAATGACAAAACCGTTTGAGAAATGCGTTCAGCAATCGGGAAATCTCCGGCTTTATACCCTAAACTTTTATAAGCTTCCTGCAAGTGTAATGCCTTTGGATAATAAACCATTGATGGAATTCCTTTTGTTTCCAAAAACTGTTTCAATTCATTTCTGCCTTCAGCCTTAATCGTGTATTGATGAAAAGTATGTGTACTGTAATCTTTTCTTTCGGGAATAATAATTCCCGGAACATCATACAGCTGTTGATCGTAAAACCTGGCAGCTTCTTGTCTTGCTTTTATGTGCTGATCCAGATAGTTGAGTTTCACCTCAAGAATCGCTGCCTGAATACTATCAAGCCGCGAGTTTATTCCAATACGTTCATATTCGTATTTGGCCTTCATTCCATGATTCGCAATGGAACGGATCGTGTCCGCCAAGTTTTTATCTCCGGAAAACACTGCACCGCCATCGCCAAAAGCTCCCAGATTTTTTGATGGAAAAAAAGAGTTACATCCAATATTACCGATTGTTCCGGCTTTCTTTTTTGTACCGTCGCTAAAGATATAATCAGTCCCCAGTGCCTGACACGCATCTTCAACCACATACAATTCATGCTTTTTAGCAATGTTCAATATCGCTTCCATATTAGCACATTGCCCGAAAAGATGCACCGGTAAAATCGCTTTCGTTTTTGAGGTAATGGCTTTTTCAATTTGCTCAACATCCAGATTAAAAGTATCCGGACAAACATCAACAAAAACAGGTTTTAGCCTCATCAATACTAAAACCTCAACAGTTGAAACAAACGAAAAAGGTGTTGTGATTACCTCGTCTCCGGGCTTTAAATCCAAAGCCATAAAAGCCAGTTGAAGTGCATCGGTACCATTTCCACACGCAATTACATTGGTATCGAGATAATCAGCCAATTTGGCCTCAAAATCACGCACCTTCCCACTTTTTATAAAGCGCGTTGACTTTATTACCTCCTGAATAGCCTCATCAATTTCAGCTTTCATAGTGAGGTATTGCCCGTAAATGTCCGACATGTGGATGGTTTGCATACCGTTTAGCTTGTTTCTAATAAACTATAAAAGTATAAATTTAGTGCACAGAATTAATCAAACGATTTTTATTTTGCATATTTCCGATTCGAAAAACAAAATATGACAATTGATTCAGGTCGAATACCAAATTCTTTCTTTCAGCGCGACGTAACCGAGGTTGCTCCTGATTTACTTGGAAAAATTCTGGTCAGGCATTATGAAGATGGCCGGATTGAAAAATTCAGAATCACTGAAACAGAAGCCTATCGCGGAGGCGACGACAAAGCTTGCCACGCCAACAAAGGTTTAACTGCCCGCACCAAAGTAATGTTTGATGAAGGCGGATTAATTTACGTTTACCTGATATACGGAATGTATTGGATGCTGAATTTTGTCACCGGAAAACCGGGAGACTCATCTGCAGTATTAATAAGAGGAATTGAGGGACTTTCAGGGCCGGGAAGAGTTGGCAAAGCACTGCAACTCGATAAATCGTTTTATGGCGAAAACCTGGCCACATCGGAAAGATTATGGATTGAGAATGCAACGGTCAAGCCCCAATTTACAACAGCTCCACGTGTTGGAATTAATTATGCCGGTGAACCATGGATTAGTAAACCATGGCGTTTTATTGTAAAAGAATAATCAATATTGAATGTTCAATTTCCAACATTTGAAAATACTAACAACAACCAAGAATTACTGCCGCTTACCTTTCATCACAAACTTATCATATAAGAAAAGTGCAACAACAGCTGCCAGTCCAATAATCAGGATGACCATCCATATTTGCGACGGGTTATATTTATCCCACAGCTGGTTGGTTAGTTCGGCCGGAGTCATTCCCATTTTTGCTGCAGCCGCATTAAAATATTCGTTTTGTGTAAGACCATCGGCAAGCTGGATACCCTTCTCTGCTACCTCCTGGCGCACAAATACGTTTTTATCCGACATTCCACCGTATACATTACCCGAAATAATTCCGGCAAACACATTACCCAAAAACACCGGAATAAACGAGTAGCCCATGTACAATGCCTTTTTATCGACCGGAGCAATTCGCCCAATGTATTCGGTAATTTTGGGCGATCCTGCCATTTCGCCAATGGCAAAAATGTAAATGGCTACCAACGTAAAAAGTACGTTCTGCGTTGCCAGTGTGAGCGCCATACCAATCGCACACACCAAGAATCCCGTCATCATTGAACGTAACGGACGCCATTTCATTACAACAGTTGATACAATAATCTGGAAAATGATAATAAACATTGCATCGAAATTGGTAATAAACTCGGCCTCCATTTGTCCGGTTTCGGCAATGCCATAGTTTTCGCTAAAAAACGGAAGGTACTGGTGGAAGAAATTGTAAACCGCACTTGTGTCAACCCACTGAGCAATAAACACCGGAAGCGTAAAGAAAAGCTGGTTATACATTGTCCAGAAACCGGCCACAATTACAAGGAAAAGTACAAACTTAAAATCTTTAATTACCAAAGCAATATTGGTAAAAACTTTTCCTATCGACACCCAAATTGAATCGGTATTAACCGTTCGGTCGGGTTCTTTATAAAACAACAAAAGGATAAAATTTAAGGCAACAATTCCGGCCGAAATGTAAAAAATCAGTTCCGATTGTCCTTTAAAAATTAAGGTAACAAGTGGCCCGAAAAAGGCGCCAATATTTACCATCATATAAAAAATTCCAAAGCCAATCGATGCTGTTTCGTCGTCGGTTGTTTTGGCAATTGTTGCAGAAATAATGGGTTTAAAAAGTGCGGCACCCAGCGCCAGGTACAGGTACATTACAAACACCCCAACAAAAGTATCGAAGTGCGGCAGTAGGATAAATGCCGAGGTGTAAACAACAAATGCAATAAACAGCACCCGTTTATAACCGTATTTATCGGCAATTGCTCCCGTTATAACCGGTAAAAAGTATAGTATACCGGTACCAATACCCATAATCAAACCTTTTTGCTCCTGCGTGAATTCCAGCCCACCCATGTCGGCTGATCCGGTAAGATAATTGGCAAACAGCATAAAAAAGCCGTACCATGCCCAACGTTCAAATAATTCAATTGTATTAGCAATCCAGAAACTGCGGTTATATTTTTTCAATACCGAAACAAATGCCATATCCTTAATTTTTTTGAAGTGCGTAAGGTAATAATTTTTATACTACGCTAACTATGACATTTAACAAGGCGGACTTATGAAGTATTGAGACCAGAACGATAGTTTTTAAAGCTGCAGATCGAAAAAGATAGAGACAAAAGTTATAATCATGATAATGAGGAACAATAAAATGAAAAACCCAAGAACTCCAACTTTAAATCCTTTGGTTTGCTTTTCTCGTTTTGTGGCACTTCTTAAACGCTCGATAGATTCTACAAGGTTTTTTGGTGCCTTATCGTTTTTTATAATATAATCTGCCGCACCAAGTTTCATTATTTTCACTGCAACCTCAACGTTATTTTGTGCACTGAGAAAAATAAAATCAATATCACCATGCTCTCGTTCAATCTTAAGCATAAACTCTAAACCACTTATCCCCTCTGACGAGTAATCCAAAATAATAATATCTGGTTTTTCATTGATGTATTTGAGACATTCTTCTCCATTTTTGAATATTTTCAGGTTCGAAAACTTTTTTGCCTTCAAATGCCCGGCAATTAAATCTTTGTAAACGACACTGTCTTCGATCAGGAAAATTAGTGGATTTTTTGTCTCTTGCATGGTATTAGAAATGTTGTTAGTAGCAGGTCTAAAATAATACTTATTTCTTAGAAAACCATATCGCCTCTAAAAACAAAAAAGCCTAAGCATTTGCTTCGGCTTATATAAAATAGGTACTTTTGAAATTTTAATACAAAAAATTATGTTATTAGCCATTGACATAGGCAACACGAATATAGTTTTTGGGATAAACCAAAACAACACATGGATTAACCATTGGCGAATTCAGACAGACCAGTTAAAAACTGCCGACGAATACGAAGTTATTTTCCGGTCGTTACTTACTGCAGGAAAAATTTGCCGTACTGATATTTCAGGAATTATTTTTAGTAGCGTTGTACCATCGCTTGTTCATCCTTTTCGCGAAATGGTATCAGGGTTGTTCGAAAATG comes from uncultured Draconibacterium sp. and encodes:
- a CDS encoding acyltransferase, translating into MNKEYFSHETAIVDVGADIGSGSKIWHFSHVMGSAQIGANCILGQNVFIGNKVKLGDNVKVQNNVSVYEGVTCEDDVFLGPSMVFTNVINPRSAIERKEEFKPTLVKRGATIGANATIICGVTLGEYCMVGAGAVVTKDIKPFALVTGVPATQTGWVSRSGEIMEDDLICPMTGEKYFLENGELKLKEDE
- the cysQ gene encoding 3'(2'),5'-bisphosphate nucleotidase CysQ, with amino-acid sequence MEDITLALNAAVRAGEKILEVYNDPNSNFSVERKADNSPLTIADKMSHEVIAGFLQSSSYPVLSEEGKEISYNERKEWQKFWLVDPLDGTKEFIKRNGEFTVNIALVEKGSPVMGVIYVPVTRTLYFGELGTGAWKMELQDIGTELTIDELKEQGIKIPVTDSERQFTVVGSRSHSNEETAAFIKSLEEEHGEIEIMSKGSSLKICMVAEGSADIYPRFGPTMEWDTGAGHAIAAAAGKNVTLADHKTPLKYNKENLLNPFFIVH
- a CDS encoding response regulator, whose translation is MQETKNPLIFLIEDSVVYKDLIAGHLKAKKFSNLKIFKNGEECLKYINEKPDIIILDYSSEGISGLEFMLKIEREHGDIDFIFLSAQNNVEVAVKIMKLGAADYIIKNDKAPKNLVESIERLRSATKREKQTKGFKVGVLGFFILLFLIIMIITFVSIFFDLQL
- a CDS encoding Gfo/Idh/MocA family oxidoreductase, whose product is MKRFALIGAAGFVAERHIRAIKETGNELVCAMDTFDVMGRMDSYFPEAEFVASEKELVQFLQLAKEKGESVDYISICSPNYLHITHIELALKNGCDVICEKPLVIHSEDLDKIKEWEVDSGKRVYTVLQLRYHPTILKLKEEIEQSGKDFFNIELKYITSRGKWYFKSWKGDVKKSGGIATNIGIHFFDMLNWIFGDVMQNKIMHSVDTKASGELMLKKAKVNWFLSLDYNDLPRVATNSGKRTFRSIIIDGKEIEFSDGFTDLHTVTYQHILGGNGFGVEDARGSIELTENS
- a CDS encoding MFS transporter — translated: MAFVSVLKKYNRSFWIANTIELFERWAWYGFFMLFANYLTGSADMGGLEFTQEQKGLIMGIGTGILYFLPVITGAIADKYGYKRVLFIAFVVYTSAFILLPHFDTFVGVFVMYLYLALGAALFKPIISATIAKTTDDETASIGFGIFYMMVNIGAFFGPLVTLIFKGQSELIFYISAGIVALNFILLLFYKEPDRTVNTDSIWVSIGKVFTNIALVIKDFKFVLFLVIVAGFWTMYNQLFFTLPVFIAQWVDTSAVYNFFHQYLPFFSENYGIAETGQMEAEFITNFDAMFIIIFQIIVSTVVMKWRPLRSMMTGFLVCAIGMALTLATQNVLFTLVAIYIFAIGEMAGSPKITEYIGRIAPVDKKALYMGYSFIPVFLGNVFAGIISGNVYGGMSDKNVFVRQEVAEKGIQLADGLTQNEYFNAAAAKMGMTPAELTNQLWDKYNPSQIWMVILIIGLAAVVALFLYDKFVMKGKRQ
- a CDS encoding DNA-3-methyladenine glycosylase, with the protein product MTIDSGRIPNSFFQRDVTEVAPDLLGKILVRHYEDGRIEKFRITETEAYRGGDDKACHANKGLTARTKVMFDEGGLIYVYLIYGMYWMLNFVTGKPGDSSAVLIRGIEGLSGPGRVGKALQLDKSFYGENLATSERLWIENATVKPQFTTAPRVGINYAGEPWISKPWRFIVKE
- the cysC gene encoding adenylyl-sulfate kinase translates to MKNIHPVFDKIVSREAKEERLKQKAKVIWFTGLSGSGKTTVSSALEKKLFEMGYFTQLLDGDNIRTGINNNLGFSQEDRLENIRRIAEVSKLIMNCGVIVLCAFISPTDKIRNMAKSIIGEDDFIEVFVDTPIEVCEQRDVKGLYEKARKGIIKDFTGVSAPFDKPADANVIIDTSTVSLEESVEKIFGVIKDDITVSIS
- a CDS encoding nucleotide sugar dehydrogenase codes for the protein MSNKEQLLQKIESKELTVGVIGLGYVGLPLAVCFAAKKVKVLGFDTSYERVSKINSGDNYISDVDDNKLASLVQQERLIATNDFTTLSACNAIFICVPTPLDKFKKPEMSFIENACRQIGRHLQPGTFISLESTTYPTTTEDFVQPIIEEESGLKEGKDFWLAYSPERVDPGNKEYSTTNTPKVLGAVSNDGLEIGKAIYSIAVDEIHTVSSPRIAEMVKILENTYRLVNISLINELALLAGKMDINIWEVIDAAATKPFGFQAFYPGPGVGGHCIPLDPFYLEHIAKKFNFDLSMIHTAGHIDLLMAHRMTVKITSALNRQKKAINGSSILFLGVAYKPDINDERESPALKIMEEVENKGGEVSYHDPFISTVELGTGGRYDSVELSESVLKAADCVVITTNHSEFDAAFIEKNSGLIVDLRNVIEEASDKVYKL
- a CDS encoding DegT/DnrJ/EryC1/StrS family aminotransferase, which encodes MQTIHMSDIYGQYLTMKAEIDEAIQEVIKSTRFIKSGKVRDFEAKLADYLDTNVIACGNGTDALQLAFMALDLKPGDEVITTPFSFVSTVEVLVLMRLKPVFVDVCPDTFNLDVEQIEKAITSKTKAILPVHLFGQCANMEAILNIAKKHELYVVEDACQALGTDYIFSDGTKKKAGTIGNIGCNSFFPSKNLGAFGDGGAVFSGDKNLADTIRSIANHGMKAKYEYERIGINSRLDSIQAAILEVKLNYLDQHIKARQEAARFYDQQLYDVPGIIIPERKDYSTHTFHQYTIKAEGRNELKQFLETKGIPSMVYYPKALHLQEAYKSLGYKAGDFPIAERISQTVLSLPMHTELDIEQMEYIVEAIKSFSQRS